The genomic stretch CCACAATTTCTGTAGTGGGCACGACTCCCTCACCCACAATTGCTTCCTTATAGAAGTAACCAGGTCGGTGCGCCATGGGGAACACACCGACAAGGGGATCATCTACAATAATCCAGTCCTTTAAGTGCACATGCACCATCCTGGAAGATAGGCACTCGAGGGCATTTAGGGGATCTTGTCCTGCCAGAAGGAAGTTACCGTCATCATAGGTGAACCACGAGTCAGGAGCCTTGCGGAGGAACTCCTCCATTTGCTCGATACGCCCCCGGAAAGTTGCATGGGCCCCGAAGTTCTCATTTGTGACCTTGATCCCCCGCATCTTTCCATAACTGGCACAATCCTGTAACCCTCGGGCGATGGCCTCTCGTCCTTCTTCATCTAAGATCCCTGGTTTCGGGTTGCCGGGCACAAGCAAGACCTGACGTGCACCAAGACGATGTCCTTTGTCGATTTCCCGGTTAACTTCAGATACTGTCTGGGCTAATACATCTTGGTTGAGGGAGACGAAATCAGTGATGATTATATACATCGCAAGTTCAAGCCCCGCCTGTTCTAGATGGCTTCGCAACTGCTGCTCCGGGATCTGGGCGATTTCTCTATTACTGAATTCAATCCCATGAAGACCTAGTTCAACGCAGCAATCGATCACGTCAAAGACAGTCATCTCGTTGCTTTTCAACTCTTGTTCAAAGGACATCAACATTACCGCAAGCTTCATTGGCAGCCCTTCTTTCTATGTAACCTTAATTACCAAAAGGCCCTGGTATATACCACCCCTGGGGATAATCGGTCACGCCCTACAAGATCTCGTCTTACATACATGGTGAACGGCGTTCGTCCATGTGTAACCCCGTTTCATACTCGTGAATATTATTCGTGTCGACCCACCCTGTTTCCTTCCTGGAGTACCCCTAAAAACGCGGACAGCATTCAATAACGAACAACCTTCCTTCCCGAGCAGTTTGGGCTACCATCTCGTAGATTTCCGATACCCAACAGGGTTCTTCTAGGAACTTGCCCAACTAGAGTAGAACTCGATCGTTCCAAACGCCCAAAAGCCCGCTCAACTTTAGTGGTATTTGGATGCATTACTCACCTTTACCAAACAACAGGG from Limnochordia bacterium encodes the following:
- a CDS encoding sugar phosphate isomerase/epimerase codes for the protein MKLAVMLMSFEQELKSNEMTVFDVIDCCVELGLHGIEFSNREIAQIPEQQLRSHLEQAGLELAMYIIITDFVSLNQDVLAQTVSEVNREIDKGHRLGARQVLLVPGNPKPGILDEEGREAIARGLQDCASYGKMRGIKVTNENFGAHATFRGRIEQMEEFLRKAPDSWFTYDDGNFLLAGQDPLNALECLSSRMVHVHLKDWIIVDDPLVGVFPMAHRPGYFYKEAIVGEGVVPTTEIVAALKKMEFPGFLSIEHGGTIPGKEGLARAVAYLRPLMGS